From the genome of Phreatobacter cathodiphilus, one region includes:
- a CDS encoding response regulator transcription factor encodes MPTIALVDDDRNILTSVAIALEAEGYRIVTYNDGASALDGFKQTPPDLAILDIKMPRMDGMELLRRLRQKTDMPVIFLTSKDEEIDELFGLKMGADDFIRKPFSQRLLVERVKAVLRRAAAKDPAAEAKTDAKVLERGKLRMDPERHTCTWDGEPVTLTVTEFLILQALAQRPGVVKSRNALMDAAYDDQVYVDDRTIDSHIKRLRKKFKVVDDDFEMIETLYGVGYRFKE; translated from the coding sequence ATGCCGACCATCGCTCTCGTCGACGACGACCGGAACATCCTCACCTCGGTCGCCATCGCGCTCGAAGCCGAAGGCTATCGCATCGTCACCTACAATGACGGCGCCTCGGCCCTCGACGGCTTCAAGCAGACGCCGCCCGACCTCGCCATCCTCGACATCAAGATGCCGCGGATGGACGGAATGGAGCTGCTGCGCCGTCTCAGGCAGAAGACGGACATGCCGGTGATCTTCCTCACCTCCAAGGACGAGGAGATCGACGAGCTGTTCGGCCTGAAGATGGGCGCCGACGACTTCATCCGGAAGCCGTTCTCCCAGCGCCTGCTGGTTGAGCGCGTGAAGGCGGTGCTGCGGCGGGCGGCCGCCAAGGACCCGGCCGCGGAGGCGAAGACCGACGCCAAGGTGCTGGAGCGCGGCAAGCTGCGCATGGACCCCGAGCGCCACACCTGCACCTGGGACGGCGAGCCGGTGACGCTCACCGTGACGGAGTTCCTCATCCTGCAGGCGCTCGCCCAGCGCCCGGGCGTGGTGAAGAGCCGCAACGCCCTGATGGACGCCGCCTATGACGACCAGGTCTATGTCGACGACCGCACCATCGATAGCCACATCAAGCGGCTGCGCAAGAAGTTCAAGGTGGTCGACGACGACTTCGAGATGATCGAGACGTTGTACGGCGTCGGCTACCGCTTCAAGGAGTGA
- a CDS encoding PTS sugar transporter subunit IIA, protein MIGLVIVTHGQLAVEFRHAMEHVVGPQRQVETIAIGPSDDMDQRRRDIIAAVDQVDSGDGVAVLTDMFGGTPSNLAISVMSGRPVEVIAGINLPMLVKLATVRSEKPLAEAVLHAQEAGRKYINIASRVLAGN, encoded by the coding sequence ATGATCGGTCTCGTCATCGTGACGCACGGCCAACTGGCCGTCGAATTCCGGCATGCCATGGAACATGTCGTCGGTCCCCAGCGCCAGGTGGAGACCATCGCCATCGGGCCGAGTGACGACATGGACCAGCGTCGCCGCGACATCATCGCCGCGGTGGACCAGGTCGATTCCGGCGACGGGGTGGCGGTGCTGACGGACATGTTCGGCGGCACGCCGTCCAATCTCGCCATTTCGGTGATGAGCGGCCGCCCTGTCGAGGTCATCGCCGGCATCAACCTGCCAATGCTCGTGAAGCTCGCCACCGTGCGCTCGGAGAAGCCGCTGGCCGAGGCGGTGCTCCATGCCCAGGAAGCCGGGCGCAAATACATCAACATCGCCAGCCGAGTTCTCGCGGGGAATTGA
- a CDS encoding HPr family phosphocarrier protein, whose translation MAQDEGANAAQAADAVVRELPILNKRGLHARASAKFVACADRFDAAIKVSRAGETVDAGSIMGLMMLAAGIGTSITITARGREAEAAVEALAALVADRFGEGE comes from the coding sequence ATGGCGCAGGACGAGGGGGCGAATGCGGCGCAGGCGGCCGATGCCGTGGTGCGCGAACTGCCCATCCTCAACAAGCGCGGCCTCCATGCCCGCGCCTCCGCCAAGTTCGTCGCCTGCGCCGACCGCTTCGACGCCGCCATCAAGGTGTCGCGGGCCGGCGAGACGGTCGATGCCGGTTCGATCATGGGGCTGATGATGCTCGCCGCGGGCATCGGCACCTCCATCACCATCACAGCGCGCGGGCGCGAGGCCGAGGCCGCCGTCGAGGCATTGGCGGCGCTGGTGGCCGACCGGTTCGGCGAGGGCGAATAG
- a CDS encoding 3-deoxy-manno-octulosonate cytidylyltransferase: MTASLVLIPARMSASRLPGKPLADIGGTPMIVHVMRRAEAAGLGPVVVATDSAEILAAVEAAGGRAVMTRADHPTGSDRIEEAADLVDPDRRYDRIVNVQGDLPTIEPSVVRAASDLLDDAAVDIGTLAAVITRQEEITNPNVVKAVGTPLSATRLRALYFTRATAPTGEGPLYHHIGLYAYRRAALERFVSLPPAPLEKRERLEQLRALENGMRIDIAVVEAVPLGVDTPADLERARALIAKA, encoded by the coding sequence ATGACCGCATCCCTCGTCCTCATTCCCGCCCGCATGAGCGCCTCGCGGCTGCCCGGCAAGCCTCTCGCCGACATCGGCGGCACCCCGATGATCGTCCATGTGATGCGCCGCGCCGAGGCGGCCGGGCTCGGCCCGGTGGTGGTGGCGACCGATTCGGCGGAGATCCTGGCCGCGGTCGAAGCGGCGGGCGGGCGCGCCGTCATGACCCGCGCCGACCACCCCACCGGCTCGGACCGCATCGAGGAGGCGGCCGACCTCGTCGACCCCGACCGCCGCTACGACCGCATCGTCAACGTCCAGGGCGACCTGCCGACCATCGAGCCCTCGGTGGTGCGCGCCGCGAGCGACCTCCTCGACGACGCCGCCGTCGATATCGGCACCCTCGCCGCCGTCATCACCCGGCAGGAGGAGATCACCAATCCCAACGTGGTGAAGGCGGTGGGCACGCCCCTGTCGGCCACGCGGCTGCGGGCGCTCTACTTCACCCGCGCCACCGCCCCCACCGGCGAAGGGCCGCTCTACCATCACATTGGCCTCTACGCCTATCGACGGGCGGCGCTGGAGCGCTTCGTGTCGCTGCCGCCCGCCCCGCTGGAGAAGCGCGAGCGGCTGGAGCAGCTCCGCGCCCTGGAGAATGGCATGCGCATCGACATCGCCGTGGTCGAGGCCGTGCCGCTCGGCGTCGACACGCCGGCCGACCTCGAACGCGCCCGCGCCCTCATCGCCAAAGCCTGA
- a CDS encoding aminotransferase, protein MNPIFADLPTTVFEVMSQMARETGAINLGQGFPDDPGPVDVRQKAAEAVISGWNQYPPMMGLPELRQAVADHYRHHQNLTLDPQQEVMITSGATEALAGALMALIEPGDEVVLFQPMYDAYLPLVLRAGGVPRFVTLRPPHWRFTEEDLAAVFTPKTRVVLINNPLNPAASIFPAEDLDLLGRFCQRFGATVVSDEVWEHVVFDGRRHLSVLAIDSLRDRAVKIGSAGKIFSLTGWKVGFVVAAPAIMKVLSKAHQFLTFTTPPNLQAAVAYGLTKDDGYFAGMRADLQRSRDLFHAGLVQAGFRVLPSAATYFINVDLASAGINDDVAFCKTLVAEHGVAAIPVSAFYAQTPVTSVVRFCFAKKDETLNGALDRLVNVFAKAA, encoded by the coding sequence ATGAACCCGATCTTTGCCGACCTGCCCACCACCGTCTTCGAGGTCATGTCGCAGATGGCGCGTGAGACGGGCGCGATCAATCTCGGCCAGGGCTTTCCCGACGATCCCGGCCCGGTGGACGTGCGCCAGAAGGCGGCCGAGGCCGTGATCTCCGGCTGGAACCAGTATCCGCCGATGATGGGCCTGCCGGAACTGCGTCAGGCCGTGGCCGACCACTACCGGCATCACCAGAACCTGACGCTCGATCCGCAGCAGGAGGTGATGATCACCTCCGGCGCGACCGAAGCGCTCGCCGGCGCCCTGATGGCGCTGATCGAGCCCGGCGACGAGGTGGTGCTGTTCCAGCCGATGTACGACGCCTATCTGCCGCTCGTGCTGAGGGCGGGGGGCGTGCCGCGTTTCGTGACGCTCAGGCCGCCGCACTGGCGTTTCACCGAGGAGGACCTCGCCGCCGTCTTCACTCCGAAGACCCGCGTCGTCCTGATCAACAATCCGCTCAACCCCGCCGCCTCGATCTTCCCGGCCGAGGATCTCGACCTGCTCGGCAGGTTCTGCCAGCGCTTCGGTGCCACCGTGGTCTCCGACGAGGTGTGGGAACACGTCGTCTTCGACGGCCGGCGGCACCTGTCGGTCCTCGCGATCGACTCGCTGCGCGACCGGGCGGTGAAGATCGGCTCGGCGGGGAAGATCTTCTCGCTCACCGGCTGGAAGGTGGGCTTCGTGGTGGCCGCGCCGGCGATCATGAAGGTGCTCTCGAAGGCGCACCAGTTCCTGACCTTCACGACGCCGCCGAACCTGCAGGCGGCGGTCGCCTACGGCCTCACCAAGGACGACGGCTATTTCGCCGGCATGCGGGCGGATCTGCAGCGCTCGCGCGACCTCTTCCACGCCGGCCTCGTGCAGGCCGGTTTCCGCGTGCTGCCCAGCGCCGCCACCTATTTCATCAACGTCGACCTCGCCTCCGCCGGGATCAACGACGACGTCGCCTTCTGCAAGACGCTGGTGGCCGAGCACGGGGTGGCCGCCATCCCCGTCTCCGCCTTCTACGCGCAGACGCCCGTCACCTCGGTGGTGCGGTTCTGCTTTGCCAAGAAGGACGAGACGCTGAACGGCGCGCTCGACAGGCTGGTGAACGTCTTCGCCAAGGCAGCCTGA
- a CDS encoding class I SAM-dependent methyltransferase, whose product MADWRSFWDGEHAIYVSDRHKAVHYRAIADGILAHVAEAGLGPDAVVLDYACGEALESARVAGAVGRLVLCDGAPSVVAKLRERFGALPNVAFALPEDLNAVLADGTADLIVVSSLIQYLSEADFAALLDRFRAKLKPGGRLVLADVIPPDAGMAADITSLLRNAWRHGYLPAALVGLVATAVSPYRKIRSEIGLATYAEADMLALMARHGFSARRHHPNLGLTPHRMTFVALPVV is encoded by the coding sequence ATGGCCGACTGGCGTTCGTTCTGGGACGGCGAGCACGCCATTTATGTGAGCGATCGCCACAAGGCAGTTCACTACCGCGCCATTGCCGACGGCATTCTCGCCCATGTGGCCGAAGCCGGCCTCGGACCCGACGCCGTGGTGCTGGACTATGCCTGCGGCGAGGCGCTGGAGAGCGCGCGGGTCGCCGGGGCGGTGGGGCGTTTGGTGCTGTGCGACGGTGCGCCCTCGGTGGTGGCCAAGCTGCGCGAACGTTTCGGCGCCCTGCCCAACGTCGCCTTCGCCCTTCCCGAGGATCTCAATGCCGTGCTGGCGGACGGCACGGCCGACCTCATCGTCGTCTCCTCCCTCATCCAGTATCTGTCGGAGGCGGATTTCGCCGCCCTGCTCGACCGCTTCCGCGCCAAGCTGAAGCCCGGCGGGCGGCTGGTCCTCGCCGACGTCATTCCGCCCGACGCGGGCATGGCGGCCGACATCACCTCGCTGCTGCGCAACGCCTGGCGCCACGGTTACCTGCCGGCGGCTCTGGTCGGCCTCGTGGCGACGGCCGTTTCGCCCTACCGCAAGATCCGCAGCGAGATCGGGCTCGCCACTTATGCCGAGGCCGACATGCTGGCCTTGATGGCGCGGCACGGCTTCTCCGCCCGGCGGCACCATCCCAATCTCGGGCTCACCCCGCACCGCATGACCTTCGTCGCGCTCCCGGTGGTTTGA
- a CDS encoding LysR family transcriptional regulator, with translation MDPALPDMDTLRIAIALADTGDLAAAGARLGVGKRTAAARIAQLERRIGVVLFDHAGKSVRLTAAGDAFVAEVRLSLAAAERAARLARAVAERAETIGIGVTDEAMLGPLRELFEDPAWVEASFAPALHHGPLADQMAALAEGRLAMVFTAPPLPAHPRIQHREVATSKWSALVPDAEARLRKTASLSNLARKPLVMLAREKAALAHDGVLAALQATGTVPFVAQQAESWAGVAAMVSLGLGSALVPSVVAKRLAVTGATVLPLVEAEGLPPWTISCLWLPQPAGTAAAEAVALVKSRLR, from the coding sequence ATGGACCCTGCCCTTCCCGACATGGACACGCTGCGCATCGCCATCGCGCTCGCCGACACCGGTGATCTCGCGGCGGCTGGCGCTCGACTGGGCGTCGGCAAGCGCACCGCCGCCGCCCGCATCGCCCAGCTCGAGCGCCGCATCGGGGTCGTACTCTTCGACCATGCCGGCAAGTCGGTCCGGCTGACGGCGGCGGGGGACGCTTTCGTCGCCGAGGTCCGGCTGTCGCTCGCCGCCGCCGAACGCGCCGCGCGCCTCGCGCGCGCGGTGGCGGAGCGCGCAGAGACCATCGGCATCGGCGTCACCGACGAGGCGATGCTCGGGCCCCTGCGCGAACTGTTCGAGGACCCTGCCTGGGTCGAGGCCAGCTTCGCGCCGGCCCTCCATCACGGGCCGCTGGCCGACCAGATGGCGGCGCTGGCCGAGGGGCGGCTCGCCATGGTCTTCACCGCCCCGCCGCTGCCGGCCCATCCGCGCATCCAGCATCGTGAGGTGGCGACGTCGAAGTGGTCGGCCCTCGTGCCGGATGCCGAGGCGCGGCTCAGGAAGACGGCGAGCCTGTCGAACCTCGCCCGCAAGCCCCTCGTCATGCTGGCGCGGGAGAAGGCGGCACTTGCCCATGACGGCGTGCTGGCCGCGCTGCAGGCGACGGGAACCGTTCCTTTCGTCGCCCAGCAGGCCGAAAGCTGGGCCGGCGTCGCCGCCATGGTCAGCCTCGGGCTCGGTTCTGCCTTGGTGCCCTCGGTGGTGGCCAAGCGCCTCGCGGTGACGGGTGCGACCGTGCTGCCGCTGGTCGAGGCCGAGGGCCTGCCGCCCTGGACGATCTCCTGCCTCTGGCTCCCGCAGCCGGCCGGCACGGCGGCCGCCGAGGCCGTCGCGCTGGTGAAGAGCCGGCTGCGATAG
- a CDS encoding sensor histidine kinase has product MLDRTTDETQAAQPSAPPRPLRPWARLVRVLARAARAVVNRSFSSLTRRIVLLNLVGLVALVSGILWLSQFREGLIESRAQSLLVQGEIIAGAIAASTSVEGPVIPIDPDKLFELQLGGAASSVDDFGALLEFPINPERVAPVLRRLTGPTGTQARVYDREGNLILDNRNLYGRGDIQTLDLPPIGTKPPFYEKWWNEIRRFLRGGGNFPLYRDLGLRNGRSYPEVVQALNGQKVSMVRVNERGELIVSVAIPVQRFRGVLGVLLLNTQGGEIDAVLDAERFQVLRVFLVAALVMVVLSILMARTIAGPVRKLAEGAEQVRRRHRSREEIPDFSQRRDEIGHLSRSLRDMTDALYARIEAIERFAADVAHELKNPLTSLRSAVETLPLAKTDASRGRLLEVIQHDVRRLDRLITDISDASRLDAELQRQESTRIDLSKLLGTLVTIANEVRKDGQVPVVLSFEGGKPAEFVVPGHDGRISQVVTNLIDNARSFSPPDGEVRVTARKLKGAIEIVVEDDGPGIREDALQRIFERFYTDRPHQDYGQNSGLGLSISKQIIEAHGGSIWAENRPGRTDEEGQPVPAGARFVVRLPAA; this is encoded by the coding sequence ATGCTGGACCGGACCACAGACGAGACCCAGGCGGCGCAGCCCTCCGCCCCCCCTCGGCCGCTGAGGCCCTGGGCGAGGCTGGTGCGGGTTCTCGCCCGCGCCGCGCGGGCCGTCGTCAACCGCTCCTTCTCCAGCCTGACGCGGCGGATCGTCCTCCTGAACCTCGTCGGCCTGGTGGCGCTGGTCTCCGGCATCCTGTGGCTGTCGCAGTTTCGCGAGGGGCTGATCGAATCGCGGGCGCAGAGCCTTCTGGTGCAGGGCGAAATCATCGCCGGCGCCATCGCCGCCTCCACCTCCGTCGAGGGGCCGGTCATTCCAATCGACCCGGACAAGCTGTTCGAGCTGCAGCTCGGAGGCGCGGCCTCGTCCGTGGACGACTTCGGCGCCCTGCTCGAATTTCCCATCAACCCGGAGCGTGTCGCGCCGGTGCTGCGCCGCCTGACCGGCCCGACCGGCACCCAGGCCCGCGTCTACGACCGCGAGGGCAACCTCATCCTGGACAACCGAAACCTCTATGGCCGCGGTGACATCCAGACCCTCGACCTGCCGCCCATCGGCACCAAGCCGCCCTTCTACGAGAAGTGGTGGAACGAGATCCGCCGCTTCCTGCGCGGCGGCGGCAATTTCCCGCTCTACCGCGACCTCGGTTTGCGCAACGGCCGCAGCTATCCGGAGGTGGTGCAGGCGCTGAACGGGCAGAAGGTCAGCATGGTGCGCGTCAACGAGCGCGGCGAACTGATCGTCTCGGTGGCCATCCCGGTGCAGCGCTTCCGAGGCGTGCTCGGCGTGCTGCTGCTGAACACGCAAGGCGGCGAGATCGACGCGGTGCTCGATGCCGAGCGCTTCCAGGTGCTGCGCGTCTTCCTCGTCGCCGCCCTGGTCATGGTGGTGCTGTCGATCCTGATGGCGCGCACCATCGCCGGCCCGGTCCGCAAGCTCGCCGAGGGCGCCGAGCAGGTGCGCCGGCGCCACCGCTCGCGCGAGGAGATCCCCGACTTCAGCCAGCGCCGCGACGAGATCGGCCACCTGTCGCGGTCGCTGCGCGACATGACGGACGCGCTCTACGCCCGCATCGAGGCGATCGAGCGCTTCGCCGCCGACGTCGCCCACGAGCTCAAGAACCCGCTGACCTCGCTGCGCTCCGCGGTGGAGACGCTGCCCCTCGCCAAGACCGACGCCTCGCGCGGACGGCTCCTCGAGGTGATCCAGCACGACGTGCGCCGCCTCGACCGGCTCATCACCGACATTTCCGATGCGAGCCGCCTCGACGCCGAGCTGCAGCGCCAGGAATCGACGCGCATCGACCTGTCGAAGCTTCTCGGCACTCTCGTCACCATCGCCAATGAGGTGCGCAAGGACGGCCAGGTGCCGGTGGTGCTCAGCTTCGAGGGTGGCAAGCCGGCGGAATTCGTCGTACCCGGCCATGACGGCCGGATCAGCCAGGTCGTCACCAACCTGATCGACAATGCCCGCTCCTTCTCGCCGCCCGACGGCGAGGTGCGGGTGACCGCGCGCAAGCTCAAGGGCGCCATCGAGATCGTCGTCGAGGACGACGGGCCCGGCATCCGCGAGGACGCGCTGCAGCGCATCTTCGAGCGCTTCTACACCGATCGTCCGCACCAGGATTACGGGCAGAATTCCGGCCTCGGTCTGTCCATCTCCAAGCAGATCATCGAGGCGCACGGCGGCAGCATCTGGGCGGAGAACCGTCCCGGCCGCACCGACGAGGAGGGTCAGCCCGTGCCGGCCGGTGCCCGCTTCGTCGTCCGCCTGCCGGCGGCCTGA
- a CDS encoding prephenate dehydratase, whose translation MILAPKRIAFQGELSAFSHQAANAVFPQAEVLPCPSFEDAFAAIQNGDADLGMIPIENSIAGRVGDVHHLLPTAGLNIIGEFFLPIRFQLMGVKGSSLATVKTARSHIMGLGQCRQIIRKLGLKPIVAADTAGSAREVAEMNDPTQAAIAPRLAAEVYGLEILAEDIEDAANNTTRFVILSRQKIWAAPGQNCLTSFVFQVRNVPAALYKAMGGFATNGVNMTKLESHMIGGRFVATRFYAEIEGHPDDRNVKLALEELAFFAKELTILGVYPQHPWRNEVEKTVAE comes from the coding sequence ATGATCCTCGCGCCCAAGCGCATCGCCTTCCAGGGCGAACTCAGCGCCTTCTCGCACCAGGCGGCCAATGCGGTCTTCCCGCAGGCCGAGGTTCTCCCCTGCCCGAGCTTCGAGGACGCCTTCGCCGCCATCCAGAACGGCGACGCCGATCTCGGCATGATCCCGATCGAGAACTCCATCGCGGGCCGCGTCGGCGACGTGCATCACCTCCTGCCCACCGCCGGCCTCAACATCATCGGTGAGTTCTTCCTGCCGATCCGCTTCCAGCTCATGGGCGTGAAGGGCTCGTCCCTCGCCACGGTGAAGACCGCCCGCAGCCACATCATGGGCCTCGGCCAGTGCCGGCAGATCATCCGCAAACTCGGCCTGAAGCCCATCGTTGCGGCGGACACGGCGGGCTCGGCCCGCGAGGTCGCCGAGATGAACGACCCGACCCAGGCCGCCATCGCCCCGCGCCTCGCCGCCGAGGTCTACGGCCTCGAGATCCTCGCCGAGGACATCGAGGACGCCGCCAACAACACCACCCGCTTCGTCATCCTGTCGCGCCAGAAGATCTGGGCGGCACCGGGCCAGAACTGCCTGACGAGCTTCGTCTTCCAGGTGCGCAACGTGCCGGCGGCGCTCTACAAGGCCATGGGGGGCTTCGCCACCAACGGCGTCAACATGACGAAGCTGGAGAGCCACATGATCGGCGGCCGCTTCGTCGCCACGCGCTTCTACGCGGAGATCGAGGGCCATCCCGACGACCGCAACGTCAAGCTGGCGCTGGAGGAGCTCGCCTTCTTCGCCAAGGAGCTGACCATCCTCGGCGTCTATCCCCAGCACCCCTGGCGGAACGAGGTCGAGAAGACCGTGGCGGAGTGA
- a CDS encoding TIGR00645 family protein produces the protein MSQIPENPSASEGIERALERGLFASRWLMAPFYVGLMIGLLALMIVFVRDLVGFMVKVPTAKEADVILGVLTLIDLSLAGNLVIMVVFSGYENFVSKMEHVTHRDRPEWMGSIDFSALKLKLLASIVAISAIHLLKAFMNVGAMTDREMTWLVVIHVTFVVSGVLLALTDKLSGSAK, from the coding sequence ATGAGCCAGATACCGGAGAATCCCAGCGCATCGGAAGGCATCGAGCGGGCGCTCGAGCGGGGCCTGTTCGCCAGTCGCTGGCTGATGGCGCCCTTCTATGTGGGCCTGATGATCGGCCTGCTCGCCCTGATGATCGTCTTCGTCCGCGATCTCGTCGGGTTCATGGTCAAGGTGCCGACCGCCAAGGAGGCCGACGTCATCCTCGGCGTGCTGACCCTCATCGACCTGTCGCTCGCCGGCAATCTGGTGATCATGGTGGTGTTCTCGGGCTACGAGAACTTCGTCTCCAAGATGGAACACGTCACCCATCGCGACAGACCGGAATGGATGGGGTCCATCGACTTCTCCGCCCTCAAGCTGAAGCTGCTCGCCTCGATCGTCGCCATCTCCGCCATCCACCTGCTCAAGGCCTTCATGAATGTCGGCGCGATGACGGACCGGGAGATGACCTGGCTGGTCGTCATCCACGTCACCTTCGTGGTCTCCGGCGTGCTGCTGGCGCTGACCGACAAGCTGTCAGGATCGGCCAAGTGA
- a CDS encoding HPr kinase/phosphorylase, producing the protein MATVHATAVLLGARAVLIRGPSGSGKSRLALDVLALAAAGRVPFARLVADDRVALEAHGDRVVARAPAAIGGLVERRGEGIVPLAFELCAVVGLVVDLAAEDAARMPEAASLWTELCGVRLPRLPVAPTVDPAPLVLARSPWCSTPNPVLAASHAYGYR; encoded by the coding sequence GTGGCCACCGTCCACGCCACCGCGGTTCTCCTCGGCGCCCGGGCGGTGCTGATCCGGGGGCCGTCCGGATCGGGCAAGTCGCGCCTGGCCCTCGACGTCCTCGCCCTCGCAGCGGCCGGCCGCGTGCCCTTCGCCCGCCTCGTCGCCGACGACCGGGTGGCGCTTGAGGCCCATGGCGACCGGGTCGTCGCCCGCGCGCCGGCGGCGATCGGGGGGCTCGTCGAACGGCGCGGCGAGGGGATCGTGCCGCTGGCCTTCGAGCTCTGTGCGGTGGTGGGTCTGGTTGTCGACCTCGCGGCGGAGGATGCTGCGCGCATGCCGGAGGCCGCAAGCCTGTGGACGGAACTCTGCGGCGTCAGATTGCCGCGCCTGCCGGTCGCCCCAACCGTCGACCCGGCGCCGCTGGTTCTGGCCCGATCCCCGTGGTGTTCCACACCAAATCCGGTCCTTGCTGCATCGCACGCGTATGGCTATCGTTGA
- a CDS encoding c-type cytochrome, with the protein MDGLEINKVMMAVLLVGTGTLGGSILANELFRPKTPAKPGYEVAVAPPAGQQTAAAAAAPTKSMAEVFASANAANGPAVFRQCATCHTINKGGANGAGPNLWGVVGRNHAGAPGFNYSAAMKAKSGEPWTLQDVYAFITNPRAAIPGTSMAFAGIRSEQQRADLIAYLREQSDSPVEVPK; encoded by the coding sequence ATGGACGGATTGGAAATCAACAAGGTCATGATGGCCGTGCTTCTCGTCGGCACGGGCACCCTCGGCGGCAGCATTCTGGCCAATGAACTGTTCCGGCCGAAGACGCCGGCGAAGCCGGGCTACGAGGTGGCCGTGGCGCCGCCCGCCGGCCAGCAGACCGCGGCCGCCGCCGCGGCGCCGACCAAGTCGATGGCCGAGGTCTTCGCCTCCGCCAATGCCGCCAACGGCCCGGCCGTGTTCCGTCAGTGCGCGACCTGCCACACGATCAACAAGGGCGGCGCCAACGGTGCCGGTCCGAACCTCTGGGGTGTCGTCGGCCGCAACCATGCCGGCGCCCCGGGCTTCAACTATTCCGCCGCCATGAAGGCGAAGTCGGGCGAGCCCTGGACGCTGCAGGACGTCTACGCCTTCATCACCAATCCGCGGGCGGCCATTCCCGGCACCTCGATGGCCTTCGCCGGCATCCGCTCCGAGCAGCAGCGCGCCGATCTCATCGCCTATCTGCGCGAGCAGTCTGACAGCCCGGTCGAGGTTCCGAAGTAA
- a CDS encoding RrF2 family transcriptional regulator, translating to MSILSRRGRLAIAAVVDIAVHAVNAPVSAKALAARHNLPPRHLEPLLQALVRAGILKGMRGPRGGYDVARDRHRISCAEIVRTAVGSGMDDFDPVSPLIEAIIVPAMAEAERDYFDRLGKISVADLCDKVAEAREAVPGLLEPA from the coding sequence ATGTCGATCCTTTCACGTCGTGGCCGGTTGGCGATCGCCGCCGTTGTCGATATCGCCGTACACGCGGTGAACGCACCCGTGTCGGCGAAGGCGCTTGCCGCACGCCACAACCTTCCGCCCCGGCACCTCGAGCCGCTCCTCCAGGCGCTGGTGAGGGCCGGCATTCTCAAGGGCATGCGCGGCCCGCGCGGGGGCTATGACGTCGCCCGCGACCGCCACCGCATCAGCTGTGCCGAGATCGTCCGCACGGCGGTGGGATCGGGCATGGACGATTTCGACCCCGTCTCGCCGCTGATCGAGGCCATCATCGTGCCCGCCATGGCGGAGGCCGAGCGGGATTACTTCGACCGCCTCGGCAAGATCTCGGTGGCCGACCTCTGCGACAAGGTCGCCGAGGCGCGCGAGGCCGTGCCGGGCCTGCTCGAGCCGGCCTGA